GCGCTTCCATTCGAGTTGAGGCGCACCAAAATTGACGATCAACCCAAGCGGAAGATTCGTTGCCTTCAAGTAGTTGAGGATTTGCGCCTCTTCTATCCCCGTGATTGCTTTGATGGCTTTGATCTCGATCACAATCAGGTCATAGCACAAGAAGTCCGCGATGTACTCCTTGTTCAATACCCTGCCTTTGTAGGAAATCTCTATTCGTTTCTGCGGCACGTCGCTCATCAAATTCAATCTCCAAGGCTTCCTGATAGACCGCCTCCAGAAAACCGCACCCCAGTTGATTGCACACTTCCATCGCCGCTCCCACAATTTGATAAACCTCATCCTTCAAAATCAGTTCGCGTTCATTCGCGTTCATTCGCGGTTTTTACCTCCTGTATTCACCCCAACAATCGTCTTATACAGTGTTATAGCGGATTATTGTAATTTATTGCTATGACCTTGATGCAGGCACAGGGGATATAGCTGCTCTTATTTCTTCAACAATAGAGGTTTTAATCATTGCCTGTGGGAGATTCACATAAAAAAATGAAAATTCCGATGCGATAAGGTTAAAGACAAGGTCGCATCCTTATTTACTCCAATCCATTATTTCTAATCCCTCAACTCGTTTGAAATGATCTTCATTATGAGTCACCAGGATAAGATTATTGGACAGCGCTACTCCAGCGATAAGGATATCAATATCGTCAATCAGCTTTCCTGATTTCCGCAGGCTGGCATACAAATCTGCTGAAATCATGATGGAATCTTCTGTCAAGGGTAATATAGCATTCTGTTGAGCAAATTCCCTAAAAAGATCCAATTTCCTCAGAGCATCTTTATGTTTTAAACCGCTGAGGATTTCATAATAGGTGACAATACTGAAGCTTACTTTCTCGTACTGTTTAAGATACTCTCCAAAGTGGAACACCACCTGATGGTTATTTCTAAAGAACATGGACAGGATGTCAGTATCAATCAATACCGGCTTCATTATTTCGCCTTCCTGAGAAAGCATGCTTTCTCCGCTGTCCGATCTCTTCTAAGAATTCGGTGAATTCTTCATCAGGCATATCTTGCCAACACCCGGCAAATTTCATTATCGGGTTCGCGCCTTCTTTCGATTGTTGTAAGCCTATCCTGAAATAGTGAACAAGATCGTATATCTCTGATAACTTGTGCTCAGGGATGAGGTCAATTTCCTCTATAACTTTATCACGAAGCCCGGACTCTTTCATTGTAAAATTCTCCTTCAATCATCATTATTGCCTTATAATCGGAATGTTGTCAAGGGCTTAAATAATACGCTGTATCGAGCGGCAGGAACCTGCCGCAATCCGGAGCCTGTACACAGAATTCTCTTCTTCATCAGGCTGCGTCCCTCGCCGGGTTTCATCTATCTCCCTGGCCGAGAGGCTCAGGCGATAAAAGAAGGTGGCACCCACCGGACGGTAGGTGATCAGGCCGATCAGAGCTGCGGCTGCCTTGTCAACTTCCACCCGCAGTGACTGTCTCCTGTCTCCAAGCTCTACTGCACCTGCGGTAAGGCCAAGCCCCTGGCTGGCTGAAACCAGAAATGATACTGACTTTCCGTGGTCAAACCCTCTCCCCCCGGTCAGGTTGAATTGCTCCCACTCACAGCCGCCGTTGTGAGTGCGGTAGAAGAGTGTAGAGCGTTCAAAGGCTGCCGGATTCAGCGTAACGTGCCCCAGCCGCAGGGAGCCAGGGGGTGTGGCCTTCCAATCGAGCCGATACTCAAGGTCTAGCAGGGGGGCTTCGAGGAAAAGCCGCACCCGCTTAGAGACTGCACCCAGGGGAGTCTGGACCACTCCGGTGATATCGGTCCAAAGGCTGCTGTTTTCGATCATCGGCTCAACCGGATTAAGATCGGTCACTTTGGGCTGTCCGGGGGCTTCAAGAACCAGGTGGCCGGTATAGAAGTCGGCACCCAGGGTAATATCGTCGTAATAGCCATGCGGCAGCGTGCCGATGAGTGGATGATCCGATACGCCCTTGAACCACAGCCCGTCAAAGGCCAGTCCCCGCCGGGTATTCAACTTCAGCACAAGTGCATCTGTCTCCACTACCAGGTAGCGCCCGCACTGGTCAACCCTGGTGGGGTGAGAGCAGGGAGAGGATGGGTGGGGGACAGCTCCCCGGAAAACACAAGCCTTCCGTACGCCTTCTACCGCGCCGA
This window of the bacterium genome carries:
- a CDS encoding type II toxin-antitoxin system VapC family toxin; amino-acid sequence: MKPVLIDTDILSMFFRNNHQVVFHFGEYLKQYEKVSFSIVTYYEILSGLKHKDALRKLDLFREFAQQNAILPLTEDSIMISADLYASLRKSGKLIDDIDILIAGVALSNNLILVTHNEDHFKRVEGLEIMDWSK